In Gimesia chilikensis, one DNA window encodes the following:
- a CDS encoding Calx-beta domain-containing protein — protein sequence MEDRTLLTSFFSIDDVSAAEGSSGITELIFTVSRTGTTAGDLFSDASISFQTEDGSATLANNDYLEQSGILYFSADTEATLQTQTITVQLSGDSFTEGNETLHVVLFDNSSGTTISETTGTGTILNDDSNSISINNATAPENHTISFEVSLAEAAGTDISFLVNTITDTADNNDYTFLSNKKITLRAGEVSTRVSIHIHDDEISEQDEQFLLVLSQIQIHNALVPENITFLNDTGVGTIVNDDGLPGSVFSITSEKVIEGDLHFHELLRFTITRSGGTAGDLNFETSVDFETINGTAEAGEDYQSVSKTVTFAASPSATTQTSYVNVYVDGDFQNEDTETVIGRLSNPSDGSYFKGQAAALETTGYITNDDSDFVFQERFSADPSYANHSGDRFGHSVAIDGDILVVSAPGNSLDGLQSGIAYVYQRNNQGTTLDQTDDTWDFQTILQPPIPEAESWFAGSIAIYGNTIVVSAQNDGTGAIYIFTRSGDDWKTDPPVVRRLQVAGLYALARFGTSVDIYENTIVVGARFDTTSGTRSGAVYIFEKEGNDWSSTSQRILLPDNPMYDDFYGSSVAIHSDLIVVGSVYDDDKGYNSGSAYVYSKIGENWTSEAPTTAKLTASDGMARDNFGFSVDTNGTDVIVGSYFGYDKDLNNNGSLYLFSKNGSDWNTEAPVELKLTGTTADPLGRTAALSSNLLVVETRSGKAHIFTRSGSGWIFDPNYETVLTHDGDVSSSLGPKGIGVAISGNTVVFGASNLSTDGSHSGLVYTYDQSPDDQWINKNEIIPNAPSTIHNGLDNFGQSIAVSDDYLVIGAPATDSHLAPTGVVYIYSRNDGGTPDFNDDDTWEYETSLIDPAPEANRDFGTSVQIEGTTIIIEASPTEFPFETEIYIYTRNGSDWKTIPPTVTPLLETVGRTLFNETSIAFQNDTIVVGNPSGLVNDISTVGVVYVYEKYGSDWSTLPPTESVLFASDGEFFDHFGVDVDIDGDLIVAGAEYNQDRGAAYLFQKGNNGWGSASQVKLTASDLKLGSRFGSSVAVENETVIASAATVGDRNSGAIYIFDGSEGWDDPLETIISPATDPRTYYFGKDIDLNGHLLVVNGDTSIPGTSISNGAVYIYDGSDGWENVKETILPQSTQSDTYHRGFGHSAVAILQNQLFIAALHYNSPEISHVYHYQTISSAELHVRVVDSPSIPQPGDFSSSLPANQIVLNEWSSFWVEIWVSLNNTKSNAIQSVDFDFYYRRYWSVTDWTSVSEVEFGDSFSENQTSTIDDQFGVIRNFHAETSEDFVGSEDYILFARVKFESRESDRIDLDLSSRSIGPSSLNFSFGNPQVTLFNETIDLTKPGAVSHTKIYANPYDLNDDDVINYRDLLLFASVYNSIPSQSDSDYAWFADLNQDDRVNFRDLLLFASNYGKSKANGSVVTYPSNFPDAWNQFLVADTSSAPQQTATPLSQTVATKSFSRIVDQVSSSLSEEQNVMLEATTVQVVDLEGDALGRVAGGTIYIDVNAAGYGWYLEGSPAADFNFVHDSDLSLIALPGSDADGRFDLQTVLFHELGHLLGYAHSEDGVMQDTLAPGTRLLPDWELNFEFDPGLSLEDTDDFFLDIQDETELMPFK from the coding sequence TTGGAAGATCGTACGCTGCTCACATCTTTTTTCAGCATAGATGATGTGTCAGCCGCAGAAGGAAGCTCAGGTATAACTGAATTGATCTTTACGGTCTCTCGAACGGGAACGACTGCCGGGGATCTTTTCAGCGATGCTTCTATTTCCTTCCAGACAGAAGACGGATCAGCTACTTTGGCTAACAATGATTATCTGGAACAATCCGGGATACTCTATTTTTCTGCAGATACCGAAGCGACCTTACAGACACAGACAATAACAGTTCAGTTAAGTGGCGACAGTTTTACGGAGGGAAATGAAACTTTACACGTAGTCCTCTTCGACAACAGTAGTGGAACTACCATCTCTGAGACCACAGGCACTGGTACGATCTTAAATGACGATAGCAATTCAATCAGTATCAATAATGCCACTGCACCCGAGAATCATACAATCAGTTTCGAAGTCTCCCTTGCAGAAGCAGCAGGAACCGACATCAGCTTTCTAGTCAACACGATCACAGATACAGCAGATAACAATGATTACACTTTTCTGTCAAACAAAAAGATCACCCTGCGTGCAGGTGAAGTATCAACTCGAGTTTCAATCCACATTCATGATGACGAAATAAGCGAACAAGACGAACAGTTCTTACTGGTTCTCAGCCAGATACAGATTCATAACGCTTTAGTGCCCGAGAATATTACCTTCCTGAACGATACGGGGGTAGGAACGATCGTTAATGACGATGGATTGCCTGGTTCGGTATTCAGTATTACAAGCGAGAAGGTCATTGAAGGGGATTTACATTTCCATGAGCTATTAAGATTTACTATTACTCGTTCCGGTGGTACAGCCGGTGATTTAAATTTTGAGACCTCAGTCGATTTTGAAACGATTAATGGAACAGCAGAAGCAGGTGAAGATTACCAGTCTGTTTCGAAAACAGTTACTTTTGCAGCCAGCCCGTCTGCTACAACTCAGACCAGTTATGTCAATGTTTATGTCGATGGCGACTTCCAGAACGAGGATACCGAAACAGTCATAGGTCGCTTGAGTAATCCTTCTGATGGAAGCTATTTTAAGGGTCAGGCAGCGGCACTGGAGACAACCGGTTACATTACGAATGATGACTCTGACTTTGTGTTCCAGGAACGTTTTTCAGCTGATCCGTCCTATGCGAATCATTCGGGCGATAGATTCGGGCATTCGGTTGCAATAGATGGTGATATTCTGGTAGTCAGTGCCCCTGGTAACAGCCTGGATGGGCTTCAGTCAGGGATAGCCTATGTTTATCAGAGAAACAACCAGGGAACAACACTCGACCAGACAGATGATACCTGGGATTTTCAGACGATCTTACAACCTCCCATTCCCGAGGCAGAATCCTGGTTCGCTGGTTCCATTGCCATCTATGGAAATACCATCGTCGTTAGTGCGCAGAATGATGGTACGGGGGCCATCTATATATTCACTCGCTCCGGTGACGACTGGAAAACCGATCCCCCTGTTGTCAGAAGGTTGCAGGTTGCAGGACTGTATGCCCTGGCCCGTTTCGGGACTTCTGTTGATATCTATGAAAACACGATCGTAGTAGGTGCCCGATTTGATACGACCAGCGGTACCCGTAGCGGAGCCGTATATATTTTTGAGAAAGAAGGCAATGACTGGTCCTCTACATCTCAACGCATACTGCTACCAGATAACCCCATGTATGATGATTTCTATGGCAGTTCAGTTGCCATTCACAGCGATCTGATAGTTGTTGGCTCCGTATACGATGATGATAAAGGGTACAACAGTGGTTCAGCCTACGTTTATTCGAAAATCGGTGAGAACTGGACAAGCGAGGCACCTACCACAGCCAAACTGACAGCCTCTGATGGTATGGCGAGAGACAACTTTGGCTTTTCTGTTGACACTAACGGGACGGATGTCATTGTCGGGTCATACTTTGGGTATGACAAAGACCTAAACAACAATGGATCGTTATATTTATTTTCAAAAAATGGATCTGACTGGAATACTGAAGCACCTGTAGAGCTTAAGTTAACAGGCACTACAGCAGATCCTTTGGGGCGGACCGCTGCTTTGAGTTCCAACCTATTGGTTGTTGAAACTCGGTCGGGTAAGGCTCATATTTTTACCAGATCGGGTTCCGGATGGATATTCGATCCAAACTACGAAACGGTTCTGACACATGATGGGGATGTATCATCTTCCCTTGGACCGAAAGGAATAGGAGTCGCTATTTCAGGCAATACGGTCGTCTTTGGAGCGTCGAATCTTAGCACAGATGGAAGTCATTCAGGGCTGGTTTACACTTATGATCAGAGCCCCGATGATCAATGGATTAATAAAAATGAAATCATTCCCAACGCGCCATCGACTATCCATAATGGTCTTGACAATTTTGGCCAGTCCATTGCCGTCAGTGATGACTATCTGGTAATCGGCGCACCTGCGACAGATTCGCATCTCGCCCCTACAGGAGTTGTTTACATCTATTCCAGAAATGATGGTGGCACTCCCGATTTCAATGACGATGATACCTGGGAGTATGAAACTTCTCTGATTGACCCTGCCCCCGAAGCTAACAGGGACTTTGGAACCTCGGTTCAAATTGAGGGGACAACAATTATCATCGAGGCATCCCCCACAGAATTTCCATTTGAAACAGAAATCTATATCTATACTCGGAATGGATCGGACTGGAAGACAATTCCCCCTACAGTAACCCCCCTACTTGAAACTGTGGGGCGCACATTGTTCAATGAGACTTCAATTGCTTTCCAGAACGACACAATCGTGGTTGGTAATCCGAGTGGGCTTGTCAATGACATCTCGACGGTAGGAGTCGTCTATGTCTACGAAAAATATGGGAGTGACTGGTCCACCTTACCACCCACTGAATCAGTACTATTCGCATCAGATGGTGAATTTTTTGATCATTTTGGAGTCGACGTCGATATAGACGGTGATCTGATTGTTGCCGGGGCTGAATACAATCAGGATCGAGGTGCCGCCTACCTCTTCCAAAAGGGAAATAATGGATGGGGTTCTGCTTCACAAGTCAAATTAACGGCTTCGGATCTCAAATTAGGTAGCAGGTTTGGATCCTCTGTTGCTGTAGAGAATGAGACTGTGATTGCTTCTGCAGCAACTGTAGGTGACCGTAATTCTGGTGCGATTTATATCTTTGATGGATCAGAAGGCTGGGATGATCCCCTTGAAACCATCATCTCTCCTGCAACAGATCCCCGTACATATTACTTCGGAAAGGACATCGATTTAAATGGACATCTCCTGGTTGTAAATGGAGATACGTCTATTCCCGGTACCAGTATCTCCAATGGAGCCGTCTATATTTATGATGGTTCGGATGGATGGGAGAATGTTAAAGAAACCATACTGCCTCAATCAACCCAATCCGATACTTATCATCGAGGCTTTGGTCACTCTGCCGTAGCAATCCTCCAGAACCAGTTATTCATCGCTGCCCTGCATTATAATAGTCCAGAGATAAGTCATGTTTATCATTATCAAACGATATCTTCCGCAGAGTTACATGTACGCGTTGTAGATTCTCCCTCTATTCCTCAGCCGGGTGACTTTTCGAGTTCGCTTCCCGCAAACCAAATTGTACTCAACGAATGGTCGTCGTTCTGGGTTGAAATCTGGGTCAGTTTAAATAATACGAAGAGCAATGCTATCCAATCTGTCGACTTTGACTTTTATTACAGAAGATATTGGAGTGTTACCGATTGGACGTCTGTCAGCGAAGTTGAATTTGGCGATAGTTTCAGCGAAAACCAAACCAGTACAATCGATGACCAATTTGGTGTCATCAGAAATTTTCATGCAGAGACATCTGAGGACTTTGTCGGAAGTGAAGACTATATCTTGTTTGCGAGAGTCAAATTTGAGTCACGGGAATCCGACCGTATCGATTTAGACTTATCCAGCAGGAGTATTGGTCCTTCTAGTCTGAATTTTTCTTTTGGCAACCCTCAAGTGACCCTCTTTAACGAGACGATAGATCTGACTAAACCAGGAGCAGTCTCTCATACAAAGATCTACGCTAATCCCTACGATCTCAACGATGATGATGTCATCAACTACCGGGATTTATTGCTGTTTGCCAGCGTGTATAATTCGATTCCCAGTCAGTCTGATTCGGACTATGCCTGGTTTGCTGACTTGAATCAGGATGATCGGGTCAACTTCCGGGATCTGCTGCTGTTTGCTTCCAATTATGGGAAGTCGAAAGCCAATGGATCCGTTGTTACCTACCCCTCCAACTTCCCGGATGCCTGGAATCAGTTTCTGGTGGCTGATACGTCGAGTGCACCGCAGCAGACGGCGACTCCACTGTCACAAACAGTCGCGACCAAGTCCTTCTCTCGGATTGTCGATCAGGTGAGTAGCAGTCTTTCTGAAGAGCAGAATGTCATGCTGGAAGCCACGACTGTGCAAG